One Myotis daubentonii chromosome 3, mMyoDau2.1, whole genome shotgun sequence genomic window carries:
- the YIPF1 gene encoding protein YIPF1 isoform X1 — protein sequence MAAVDDLQFEEFGDVATSLAANPDATTINIEGPGETPKRLGPPRGSGREEDDELLGNDDSDKTELLAGQKKSSPFWTFEYYQTFFDVDTYQVFDRIKGSLLPIPGKNFVRLYIRSNPDLYGPFWICATLVFAIAISGNLSNFLIHLGEKTYHYVPEFRKVSIAATIIYAYAWLVPFALWGFLLWRNSKVMNIVSYSFLEIVCVYGYSLFIYIPTAILWIIPQKAVRWILVMMALGISGSVLAMTFWPAVREDNRRVALATIVTIVLLHTLLSVGCLAYFFDAPEVDHLPTTAVVPNQTVVAAKSS from the exons ATGGCAGCTGTAGATGACTTGCAGTTTGAAG aatTTGGTGATGTAGCCACTTCTCTAGCAGCAAACCCAGATGCCACCACGATAAACATTGAGGGTCCTGGTGAAACTCCCAAGAGACTAGGACCCCCAAGGGGCTCTGGGAGAGAAGAGGATGATGAATTACTGGGAAACGATGACTCTGACAAAACTGAG TTACTTGCTGGACAGAAGAAAAGCTCCCCTTTCTGGACATTTGAATACTATCAAACATTTTTCGATGTGGACACTTACCAG GTCTTTGACAGAATAAAAGGGTCTCTTTTGCCAATACCAGGAAAAAACTTCGTGAGGTTATATATTCGCAGCAACCCAGATCTCTATG GCCCCTTTTGGATATGCGCCACATTGGTCTTTGCCATAGCAATTAGTGGGAATCTTTCCAACTTCTTAATCCATCTGGGAGAGAAGACATACCATTATGTACCCGAATTCCGAAAAG TGTCCATAGCAGCCACAATCATCTATGCCTACGCCTGGCTGGTTCCCTTCGCACTCTGGGGTTTCCTCCTGTGGAGAAACAGCAAAGTTATGAACATCGTTTCCTATTCATTTTTGGAGATTGTGTGCGTCTATGGATATTCACTCTTCATTTATATCCCCACAGCA ATCCTGTGGATTATCCCCCAGAAAGCTGTTCGTTGGATTCTAGTCATGATGGCGCTGGGCATCTCAGGCTCTGTCTTGGCAATGACCTTTTGGCCAGCTGTTCGTGAGGATAACCGGCGCGTCGCATTGGCCACAATTGTGACAATTGTGTTGCTTCACACGCTGCTTTCTGTGGGCTGCTTG GCATACTTTTTTGATGCACCAGAGGTGGACCATCTTCCAACAACTGCAGTTGTTCCAAACCAAACAGTGGTAGCAGCCAAGTCCAGCTGA
- the DIO1 gene encoding type I iodothyronine deiodinase isoform X3, with the protein MMIIRTDLCSPWLGIFHSIGRKANTFCPGTFLLARVGYFHPAPWFSSAHCGPAAASLSISLRASSGCDKMGLPQPGLWLKRLWILLQVTLHVTLGKVQLKLFPGRVKQHILAMNRKNPHFSYDNWAPTLFSTQYFWFILKVRWQRLEDKTEEGSLAPNCPVVRLSGQRCHIWDFMQGTSTFPGFYFSEWHQHLSLWALKPQTNHTGLQLPQHCSYHTVILPKVHFTSSMPCQLRCILQTSAQ; encoded by the exons ATGATGATAATTAGAACAGATCtttgcagcccctggttgggaaTTTTCCATTCCATTGGCAGGAAGGCAAACACCTTCTGTCCTGGTACCTTCCTCCTGGCCAGGGTTGGCTACTTCCACCCTGCACCTTGGTTCAGCTCCGCCCACTGTGGCCCAGCTGCTGCGTCTCTGTCCATCAGCCTCAGAGCCAGCTCTGGCTGTGACAAGATGGGgctgccccagccagggctgtggctgAAGAGGCTCTGGATACTcctgcaggtgaccctgcatgtgactttgggcaaagtaCAACTGAAACTGTTTCCCGGGAGAGTCAAGCAGCATATCTTGGCCATGAACCGGAAGAACCCACACTTCTCCTATGATAACTGGGCTCCAACCCTCTTCAGCACCCAGTATTTCTGGTTCATCCTGAAGGTCCGTTGGCAACGACTGGAGGACAAGACTGAGGAAGGGAGTCTAGCTCCAAACTGCCCTGTGGTCCGCCTTTCAGGACAGAGGTGTCACATTTGGGACTTCATGCAAG GAACCAGCACTTTTCCTGGATTCTATTTTTCTGAGTGGCATCAGCACCTTTCTTTGTGGGCACTCAAACCACAAACCAACCACACTGGCCTTCAGCTCCCCCAGCACTGCTCTTACCATACAGTCATTCTGCCTAAGGTGCACTTCACCTCCTCTATGCCCTGTCAACTCCGATGCATCCTTCAGACTTCTGCTCAGTGA
- the YIPF1 gene encoding protein YIPF1 isoform X3 has protein sequence MAAVDDLQFEEFGDVATSLAANPDATTINIEGPGETPKRLGPPRGSGREEDDELLGNDDSDKTELLAGQKKSSPFWTFEYYQTFFDVDTYQVFDRIKGSLLPIPGKNFVRLYIRSNPDLYGPFWICATLVFAIAISGNLSNFLIHLGEKTYHYVPEFRKVSIAATIIYAYAWLVPFALWGFLLWRNSKVMNIVSYSFLEIVCVYGYSLFIYIPTAAYFFDAPEVDHLPTTAVVPNQTVVAAKSS, from the exons ATGGCAGCTGTAGATGACTTGCAGTTTGAAG aatTTGGTGATGTAGCCACTTCTCTAGCAGCAAACCCAGATGCCACCACGATAAACATTGAGGGTCCTGGTGAAACTCCCAAGAGACTAGGACCCCCAAGGGGCTCTGGGAGAGAAGAGGATGATGAATTACTGGGAAACGATGACTCTGACAAAACTGAG TTACTTGCTGGACAGAAGAAAAGCTCCCCTTTCTGGACATTTGAATACTATCAAACATTTTTCGATGTGGACACTTACCAG GTCTTTGACAGAATAAAAGGGTCTCTTTTGCCAATACCAGGAAAAAACTTCGTGAGGTTATATATTCGCAGCAACCCAGATCTCTATG GCCCCTTTTGGATATGCGCCACATTGGTCTTTGCCATAGCAATTAGTGGGAATCTTTCCAACTTCTTAATCCATCTGGGAGAGAAGACATACCATTATGTACCCGAATTCCGAAAAG TGTCCATAGCAGCCACAATCATCTATGCCTACGCCTGGCTGGTTCCCTTCGCACTCTGGGGTTTCCTCCTGTGGAGAAACAGCAAAGTTATGAACATCGTTTCCTATTCATTTTTGGAGATTGTGTGCGTCTATGGATATTCACTCTTCATTTATATCCCCACAGCA GCATACTTTTTTGATGCACCAGAGGTGGACCATCTTCCAACAACTGCAGTTGTTCCAAACCAAACAGTGGTAGCAGCCAAGTCCAGCTGA
- the YIPF1 gene encoding protein YIPF1 isoform X2 encodes MAAVDDLQFEEFGDVATSLAANPDATTINIEGPGETPKRLGPPRGSGREEDDELLGNDDSDKTELLAGQKKSSPFWTFEYYQTFFDVDTYQVFDRIKGSLLPIPGKNFVRLYIRSNPDLYVSIAATIIYAYAWLVPFALWGFLLWRNSKVMNIVSYSFLEIVCVYGYSLFIYIPTAILWIIPQKAVRWILVMMALGISGSVLAMTFWPAVREDNRRVALATIVTIVLLHTLLSVGCLAYFFDAPEVDHLPTTAVVPNQTVVAAKSS; translated from the exons ATGGCAGCTGTAGATGACTTGCAGTTTGAAG aatTTGGTGATGTAGCCACTTCTCTAGCAGCAAACCCAGATGCCACCACGATAAACATTGAGGGTCCTGGTGAAACTCCCAAGAGACTAGGACCCCCAAGGGGCTCTGGGAGAGAAGAGGATGATGAATTACTGGGAAACGATGACTCTGACAAAACTGAG TTACTTGCTGGACAGAAGAAAAGCTCCCCTTTCTGGACATTTGAATACTATCAAACATTTTTCGATGTGGACACTTACCAG GTCTTTGACAGAATAAAAGGGTCTCTTTTGCCAATACCAGGAAAAAACTTCGTGAGGTTATATATTCGCAGCAACCCAGATCTCTATG TGTCCATAGCAGCCACAATCATCTATGCCTACGCCTGGCTGGTTCCCTTCGCACTCTGGGGTTTCCTCCTGTGGAGAAACAGCAAAGTTATGAACATCGTTTCCTATTCATTTTTGGAGATTGTGTGCGTCTATGGATATTCACTCTTCATTTATATCCCCACAGCA ATCCTGTGGATTATCCCCCAGAAAGCTGTTCGTTGGATTCTAGTCATGATGGCGCTGGGCATCTCAGGCTCTGTCTTGGCAATGACCTTTTGGCCAGCTGTTCGTGAGGATAACCGGCGCGTCGCATTGGCCACAATTGTGACAATTGTGTTGCTTCACACGCTGCTTTCTGTGGGCTGCTTG GCATACTTTTTTGATGCACCAGAGGTGGACCATCTTCCAACAACTGCAGTTGTTCCAAACCAAACAGTGGTAGCAGCCAAGTCCAGCTGA
- the DIO1 gene encoding type I iodothyronine deiodinase isoform X5 codes for MMIIRTDLCSPWLGIFHSIGRKANTFCPGTFLLARVGYFHPAPWFSSAHCGPAAASLSISLRASSGCDKMGLPQPGLWLKRLWILLQVTLHVTLGKVQLKLFPGRVKQHILAMNRKNPHFSYDNWAPTLFSTQYFWFILKVRWQRLEDKTEEGSLAPNCPVVRLSGQRCHIWDFMQGQEADLA; via the coding sequence ATGATGATAATTAGAACAGATCtttgcagcccctggttgggaaTTTTCCATTCCATTGGCAGGAAGGCAAACACCTTCTGTCCTGGTACCTTCCTCCTGGCCAGGGTTGGCTACTTCCACCCTGCACCTTGGTTCAGCTCCGCCCACTGTGGCCCAGCTGCTGCGTCTCTGTCCATCAGCCTCAGAGCCAGCTCTGGCTGTGACAAGATGGGgctgccccagccagggctgtggctgAAGAGGCTCTGGATACTcctgcaggtgaccctgcatgtgactttgggcaaagtaCAACTGAAACTGTTTCCCGGGAGAGTCAAGCAGCATATCTTGGCCATGAACCGGAAGAACCCACACTTCTCCTATGATAACTGGGCTCCAACCCTCTTCAGCACCCAGTATTTCTGGTTCATCCTGAAGGTCCGTTGGCAACGACTGGAGGACAAGACTGAGGAAGGGAGTCTAGCTCCAAACTGCCCTGTGGTCCGCCTTTCAGGACAGAGGTGTCACATTTGGGACTTCATGCAAGGTCAGGAGGCTGATCTAGCTTGA